The DNA window GTTCAAAAGATTAGCGAAACTTTTTCTATTCCAAGTGGGAGTATCACATATGTTGTAGATAAGCTTGAAAAGAAAGACATGGTCAAAAGAGAACCAATTCCTTCAGATAGAAGAGCGTTCAATGTTACGCTAACAGAAAAAGGAAAGGAATTATTTGATACGATATTTCCGAAACACGTTGAAACAATTTCTCAAAATCTATCGTTTGTTACGAACGATGAGAAACAACAATTAATTGAATTATTAAAGAAAATTGGTTTCGGTGCACAAAAATTATAAAAAACAAAGGGAGAGTGTAAATATATGAAATGGGTTACTCGTATTATTCAAGGATTACTTGCAGTTGCATTTATTTTATCAGGTGTAATGAAATTTGTAGGTGGTACAGAACAACTTGAAATGATGGCAG is part of the Bacillus sp. SM2101 genome and encodes:
- a CDS encoding MarR family transcriptional regulator produces the protein MFQGDDQSELDLRLFRVWMKSFNTVFKNISLDIDSYGISHEQFMILELLYSKGPHPVQKISETFSIPSGSITYVVDKLEKKDMVKREPIPSDRRAFNVTLTEKGKELFDTIFPKHVETISQNLSFVTNDEKQQLIELLKKIGFGAQKL